Genomic DNA from Verrucomicrobiia bacterium:
CGCGCGGTTTGTGGCGGAGCTGAAGCGCCGGTATCCGCTCCACAACTTCCGCCGGCTCGCGCCATTGCTGCACCGGCTGCGCGCCGTGAAGTCCGAAACGGAAATTGCCCTGATCCGCCGGGCGTGCGCGTTGAGTGATCAAGGCTTCCGCCGCGTGCTGGCCTTCACCCAGCCCGGTGTTTTTGAGTATCAGGTCGAGGCCGAGTTTGCCCACGAGTTTACCAGCCAGGGCGGCCGCATGGCGTATCAACCCATCATCGGCAGCGGGCTCAACGCGTGCTGCCTGCATTATCTGGCCAACGACCAGGTGTGCCGCGACGGCGACCTGCTGCTGCTCGATGTCGGCGCGAGCTACGCCAACTACAATTCCGATCTCACGCGCACCATCCCGGTCAACGGCCGGTTCACCCCGCGCCAAAAGGCGGTTTACAATGCCGTGCTCCGCGTCCTGCGTCAGTGCATCGCCGGCCTTGTGCCCGGCCGGAAACTCAAGGACTGGCAGCAGGAGGCCGAACAGCTGACCGAACGCGAACTCGTCCACCTCAGCCTGCTGACCCCGGCGCAAATCAAGCGGCAAAAGCCGGACGCGCCGGCCTTCAAAAAATATCTCATGCACGGCGTCGGGCACCCGATTGGCCTCGACGTCCACGACGTGGGCCACACCACCAAGCCCATCGAAGCCGGCTGGGTGATGACCGTCGAACCCGGCATTTACATCCGCGAGGAAGGCTTTGCGGTGCGGCTGGAGAACGACGTGCTCGTCACCCGGGACGGGCCCGTGGACCTCATGGCCCACATCCCCATCGAGGCGGATGAGGTCGAGGCCCTCATGAATGCCGGGAAAGCCTCCCGCAGCGGCGGCAATGGCCGGCCCCATGCGTCCCCGCGAGCCAAACGCCCGCTTGCCCTGGCGCCGGGATGAACGGCGCGCTGCCGCCCGGGTCAAATCCCCTGCTTGTTTGCCATGAAGTTATCATTCACCGCCTCTCTTGCCGCAGGGTTCGTTCTCGCTGTGATTCAGGCCACGGCGATCAGCGCCCCCACCAACGCGCCCGCCGTCAAGCAGCTCAATCCGCCCGAACAGGGATTTTTCGCCAAGGAACTGGACTTCCACGGCATCCCGATCAAGGCCCACGCCGTCGTGTCGGACGCCGCCCTGTTCGCCGCCCGCGACCGGTTGACCCGGCTGCTCGAACACCTGCCGGACATCACGGCCAAGCTCGCCGCCGCCCGCGTTGAACTGCACATCATCGGCAAGGACCAAGTCACCACCGACCTGCCCGAATGGCGGCAGGACAAGGGCAAGCCACTGCCGGAATACAACGGCCTGACGCGCGACCAGCGCACGCGCGGCATGGGCGGCCGGCTCGTTTCCTGTGGCGAGGAAAACCTGTTGAAGCTTGAAAAGGACAAATACCACGGCCGCGACATCTGCCTGCATGAATTCGCCCACGCGGTGCGCAATTACGGCATGAGCCGTTCCCTGCGCGCGCGGTTCAACGAACAGTTTCACGCATCGCTTGCCAAGGGCCGCTGGGTGAAAAGCTACGCCGGCAGCAATCCCGATGAATACTTTGCCGAACTCACGATGTGGTATTTCGGCACGCACGGCGACCTGAACATGAACCCGCCGAAGCCGGCTGACGGCGCCGAAGGCTTGAAACAATACGATCCCGAAGCCTATGCCCTGTTCGATGATTTCTATCAGGGCCGCCTCACCGACGCGCAAGCTTCCGCCTCGCCGAAGTCTTAAGTTCAGTCACCTGCTTCGGCCGCAAGAAGACCGCCCTGCCACTTCCCAACGGCGTGAGGGTGGATACTCGCACAAGAGCCTGCTCACCGTTCTGAGGCACTTCGTGCCGCGGCCAATGACGAAGAGCATTGGTCGCAACCGCCGAAATGCGCTACGCTGGGCACACGGAATGGGCGCACCTCGCCTCAACCGCCGGATGCGGACCGGTTGAGACAGCGTTGCTGCGCGCCGCTT
This window encodes:
- a CDS encoding aminopeptidase P family protein; amino-acid sequence: MRYDPITPQLFVENRQRLAALLPPNALAIVNANDICPTNADGTQNTIVNSDLFYLTGVEQEQTILLLYPEADDERHRELLFLREPTPESETWEGHKLSKDEARKLTGLENIHWLSEFPRLLHRLMCECDHVFLNSNEHKRAVIEVESRDARFVAELKRRYPLHNFRRLAPLLHRLRAVKSETEIALIRRACALSDQGFRRVLAFTQPGVFEYQVEAEFAHEFTSQGGRMAYQPIIGSGLNACCLHYLANDQVCRDGDLLLLDVGASYANYNSDLTRTIPVNGRFTPRQKAVYNAVLRVLRQCIAGLVPGRKLKDWQQEAEQLTERELVHLSLLTPAQIKRQKPDAPAFKKYLMHGVGHPIGLDVHDVGHTTKPIEAGWVMTVEPGIYIREEGFAVRLENDVLVTRDGPVDLMAHIPIEADEVEALMNAGKASRSGGNGRPHASPRAKRPLALAPG